A stretch of the Deltaproteobacteria bacterium genome encodes the following:
- the carB gene encoding carbamoyl-phosphate synthase large subunit, producing the protein MPKRTDIHSILLIGSGPIVIGQACEFDYSGTQACKALKEEGFKVILINSNPATIMTDPDFADRTYIEPITVEMLEQIIATERPDALLPTIGGQTGLNMAIELAERGILDRYNVELIGAKLPAIKKAEDRDLFKAAMERIGLDLPRSGYAHTFEDAVAVRDQLGLPLIVRPSRTLGGTGGGIVNTPEEFETVVRWGLDASPTSEVLIEESIAGWKEFELEVMRDVKDNVVIICSIENFDALGVHTGDSITVAPAQTLTDKEYQIMRNAALAIIREIGVDTGGSNIQFAVHPDNGRLVIIEMNPRVSRSSALASKATGFPIAKIAAKLAVGFTLDEIRNDITRETPASFEPTIDYVVTKIPRFTFEKFPAAADRLGPQMKSVGEAMAIGRTFKESLQKAIRSLEIDSYGFDDKGRGTKSSGAELEERLRVPAARRLWYIAEAYRAGFSTERIFELSKIDPWFLGNIRQIVSFEEEIRTSGVGATQTDVLRRAKAMGFSDIRLAQLTGGTEEDIRQARLRAGIEPVYKMVDTCGAEFAAFTPYLYSTYDDEDESAVTSRKKVMILGGGPNRIGQGIEFDYCCVHAAFALREDGYETIMVNCNPETVSTDYDTSDKLYFEPLTREDVLGIIAREKPHGVIVQFGGQTPLKLSVPLEQAGVKILGTSPDAIDRAEDRERFAAMLTHLGLKQPANGIARTVDDAVRIAASIGYPVLVRPSYVLGGRAMEIVYEESALRGYMARAVDLAADRPVLIDKFLEDAIELDVDAISDGELVVVGGIMEHIERAGVHSGDSACSLPPTTVPMAVQNEVRRQTQALARELGVIGLMNVQFAVKGEAVYILEVNPRASRTVPFVSKAIGAPLAKLAARVMLGKSLRELGFTEEIIPSHISVKEAVFPFAKFANVDTLLGPEMKSTGEVMGIDRTFGAAFAKAQIAAGNVLPVSGTAFISVPDEDKPAVLLIARRLVQEGFRLLATAGTAACLRDGGLKVSTINKVADGSPHTVDAIRAGDIAMVINTPMGIGSHQDSYSIRRSALECRVPYFTTVAAAAAAAEGVACLRREALRVCPLQEYHRAVAHEPRIGARS; encoded by the coding sequence ATGCCCAAACGCACTGACATCCACTCGATCCTCCTCATCGGTTCAGGCCCCATCGTGATCGGCCAGGCGTGCGAGTTCGACTACTCGGGTACGCAGGCGTGCAAGGCGCTCAAGGAGGAAGGCTTCAAGGTCATCCTCATCAACTCGAACCCGGCGACGATCATGACCGATCCCGATTTCGCCGATCGCACGTACATCGAGCCGATCACCGTGGAGATGCTGGAGCAGATCATTGCGACGGAGCGGCCCGACGCGCTGCTGCCGACCATCGGCGGGCAGACGGGGCTCAACATGGCGATCGAGCTTGCCGAGCGCGGCATCCTCGATCGCTACAACGTCGAGCTGATTGGCGCCAAGCTGCCGGCGATCAAGAAGGCGGAAGATCGCGACCTGTTCAAAGCGGCGATGGAGCGCATCGGCCTCGATCTGCCGCGCAGCGGTTACGCGCATACGTTTGAAGATGCCGTCGCGGTGCGCGATCAACTCGGGTTGCCGCTCATCGTCCGGCCGTCGCGGACGTTGGGCGGCACCGGCGGTGGGATCGTCAACACGCCGGAAGAGTTCGAGACCGTGGTGCGGTGGGGACTCGATGCCTCACCGACCAGCGAAGTGTTGATCGAAGAATCGATCGCCGGATGGAAGGAGTTCGAACTCGAAGTGATGCGCGACGTGAAGGACAACGTCGTCATCATCTGCTCGATCGAAAACTTCGATGCCTTGGGCGTACACACCGGTGACAGCATCACGGTGGCGCCGGCGCAGACGCTCACCGACAAGGAATATCAAATCATGCGCAACGCCGCGCTCGCCATCATCCGCGAGATCGGTGTCGATACGGGAGGATCGAACATTCAATTCGCCGTCCACCCCGACAACGGGCGACTGGTGATCATCGAAATGAATCCGCGCGTGTCGCGCAGCTCGGCGCTGGCGAGCAAAGCGACCGGCTTCCCGATCGCGAAGATTGCGGCGAAGCTGGCAGTCGGCTTCACGCTCGACGAGATTCGCAACGACATCACGCGCGAGACGCCGGCGTCGTTCGAGCCGACGATCGACTACGTGGTCACCAAGATTCCGCGCTTCACGTTCGAAAAATTTCCCGCCGCGGCCGACCGGCTCGGACCGCAGATGAAGTCGGTCGGCGAAGCGATGGCGATCGGTCGGACCTTCAAGGAGTCGCTGCAGAAGGCGATTCGCTCGCTCGAAATCGACTCGTACGGCTTCGACGACAAAGGGCGCGGGACGAAATCCTCAGGAGCGGAACTGGAAGAACGCTTGCGCGTGCCAGCCGCCCGCCGCCTCTGGTACATCGCTGAAGCCTATCGCGCCGGCTTCTCCACCGAGCGCATTTTCGAGCTTTCAAAGATCGATCCGTGGTTCCTGGGGAACATCCGTCAAATTGTCTCTTTCGAAGAGGAGATCCGCACCTCCGGTGTCGGCGCGACCCAGACCGACGTGCTGCGACGCGCCAAGGCCATGGGTTTCTCCGACATTCGTCTCGCTCAACTTACCGGCGGGACGGAGGAGGACATTCGCCAGGCACGGCTGCGCGCCGGCATCGAACCGGTCTACAAGATGGTCGATACCTGTGGCGCCGAGTTCGCGGCGTTCACGCCGTATCTCTACTCGACGTACGATGACGAAGACGAGTCGGCCGTAACCAGCCGCAAGAAGGTGATGATCCTCGGCGGCGGCCCCAATCGCATTGGCCAAGGCATCGAGTTTGATTACTGCTGCGTGCACGCCGCGTTCGCGTTGAGGGAAGACGGGTACGAGACCATCATGGTCAATTGCAACCCGGAGACCGTCAGCACCGACTACGATACGTCCGACAAACTCTACTTCGAGCCGCTGACGCGCGAGGACGTGCTCGGCATCATCGCGCGCGAAAAGCCGCATGGCGTGATCGTCCAGTTCGGTGGCCAGACGCCGTTGAAGCTCTCCGTGCCGCTCGAACAGGCCGGGGTGAAGATCCTCGGCACCTCGCCCGACGCCATCGATCGCGCGGAGGACCGTGAGCGCTTCGCCGCGATGCTGACCCATCTGGGTCTCAAGCAGCCGGCGAACGGTATCGCGCGCACGGTGGATGATGCCGTACGAATCGCGGCCAGCATCGGATACCCGGTCCTCGTGCGGCCATCGTACGTTCTCGGCGGACGGGCGATGGAAATCGTGTACGAAGAGTCGGCGCTGCGTGGCTACATGGCGCGCGCGGTCGACCTGGCGGCGGACCGTCCGGTGCTGATCGATAAATTTCTAGAAGACGCCATCGAACTAGACGTGGACGCGATCAGCGATGGCGAGCTGGTGGTAGTGGGCGGCATCATGGAGCACATTGAACGCGCCGGCGTGCATTCGGGCGATAGCGCGTGTTCGTTGCCGCCGACCACGGTACCGATGGCGGTGCAGAATGAAGTCCGGCGCCAAACTCAGGCACTGGCCCGCGAACTCGGAGTCATCGGCTTGATGAACGTGCAGTTCGCGGTGAAGGGTGAGGCTGTGTACATTCTCGAAGTGAACCCGCGCGCGTCGCGCACGGTGCCGTTCGTCAGCAAAGCGATCGGCGCGCCGCTGGCGAAGCTGGCCGCGCGCGTCATGCTCGGCAAATCTCTGCGCGAACTTGGCTTCACCGAAGAGATCATCCCCTCGCATATCTCGGTGAAGGAAGCGGTGTTTCCGTTCGCGAAATTCGCCAACGTCGACACGCTGCTCGGGCCGGAAATGAAATCGACCGGCGAGGTGATGGGCATCGATCGCACCTTCGGCGCGGCGTTCGCCAAGGCGCAGATCGCCGCGGGAAACGTGTTGCCGGTCAGTGGCACGGCGTTTATTAGCGTACCTGACGAAGACAAGCCCGCGGTGCTGTTGATCGCACGGCGCTTGGTGCAGGAAGGATTCCGCTTGCTGGCGACGGCGGGCACGGCTGCGTGTCTGCGCGACGGTGGACTCAAGGTGTCGACCATCAACAAGGTCGCCGACGGCAGCCCGCATACGGTCGACGCGATTCGTGCCGGCGACATTGCGATGGTGATCAACACACCGATGGGGATCGGATCGCATCAAGATTCGTACTCGATTCGACGCAGCGCACTGGAGTGTCGAGTGCCGTACTTCACCACCGTCGCGGCTGCTGCCGCCGCCGCAGAAGGCGTCGCGTGTTTGCGGCGCGAAGCGCTGCGCGTCTGCCCGCTGCAGGAGTATCACCGTGCCGTCGCGCACGAACCCCGCATCGGTGCCCGGAGCTGA
- the carA gene encoding glutamine-hydrolyzing carbamoyl-phosphate synthase small subunit, whose protein sequence is MKAMLALADGTVFTGESFGAAGEAVGEVVFNTSMTGYQEILTDPSYRGQLVAMTYPEIGNVGVNREDVESSRPFLQGFIVKEYWEQPSNWRAQQSLREYLVANRIPAIQGIDTRALVRRLREHGAQEAVLSTTDLNPQALVAKAKASPGLIGRDLVKEVTCAKPYEWDESTWSLEQGYQHANQRPQTRDQGPFVIAYDYGIKRNILRNLVTAGCRVRVVPATASAAETLSMNPDGIFLSNGPGDPDVGPYAGIVRELIGKRPIFGICLGHQMLGLALGGRTYKLKFGHHGGNQPVMDLTTHKVEITSQNHGFAVDIESLKGTAELTHVNLNDQTVEGLAKPDASLFSVQYHPEASPGPHDANHLFVRFLKMMGFRADG, encoded by the coding sequence ATGAAGGCGATGTTGGCGCTCGCCGACGGGACGGTGTTTACGGGCGAGTCGTTCGGCGCGGCCGGCGAAGCGGTCGGCGAAGTGGTCTTCAATACCTCGATGACCGGCTATCAGGAGATCCTCACCGATCCATCGTATCGCGGGCAACTCGTCGCGATGACGTATCCGGAGATCGGCAACGTCGGGGTGAACCGCGAGGATGTGGAATCGAGTCGGCCGTTCCTGCAAGGCTTCATCGTCAAGGAGTATTGGGAGCAGCCGAGTAACTGGCGCGCGCAGCAGAGTTTGCGCGAGTACCTCGTCGCGAACAGGATTCCAGCGATCCAAGGCATCGACACGCGCGCGTTAGTGCGGCGGCTGCGCGAACACGGGGCGCAAGAAGCCGTGCTGTCGACCACCGACCTCAACCCGCAGGCACTAGTCGCGAAGGCGAAGGCATCGCCAGGATTGATCGGACGCGACTTGGTGAAAGAAGTCACCTGCGCAAAGCCGTACGAATGGGACGAGTCAACGTGGTCGTTGGAGCAAGGCTACCAGCACGCTAACCAGAGACCACAAACCAGAGACCAGGGACCCTTCGTGATCGCCTACGACTACGGCATCAAGCGGAACATCCTGCGCAATCTCGTCACCGCGGGCTGCCGTGTGCGCGTCGTGCCGGCCACCGCCTCGGCGGCGGAAACGCTCAGCATGAACCCCGACGGCATCTTCCTTTCCAACGGTCCCGGTGATCCCGACGTTGGACCGTACGCCGGCATCGTGCGCGAGCTGATCGGCAAGCGGCCGATCTTCGGCATCTGCCTCGGCCATCAGATGCTCGGCCTGGCGCTCGGCGGCCGCACGTACAAACTCAAGTTCGGTCATCACGGCGGCAATCAACCGGTGATGGACCTTACTACGCACAAGGTGGAGATCACCAGCCAGAACCACGGATTCGCGGTCGACATCGAGTCGCTGAAGGGGACAGCCGAGCTGACCCACGTGAACCTGAACGACCAGACCGTCGAGGGACTCGCCAAACCCGACGCGTCGCTGTTCTCCGTGCAGTACCATCCCGAGGCATCGCCCGGTCCACACGACGCGAATCATTTGTTTGTGCGGTTCTTGAAGATGATGGGGTTTCGCGCTGATGGCTGA
- a CDS encoding dihydroorotase produces the protein MKNAVLITGGTVVDPANQLNARRDVLLRDGVVAAIDAPAAIAANDCEVVDAAGCLVLPGLIDMHVHLREPGYEYKETIESGSRAAAAGGFTAVACMANTNPVNDAGAVTASIIERARAVNLVHVYPIGAVTAGLRGERLAEIGEMRQAGIVAVSDDGQPIMDGELMRRALEYTRLFGIPVIAHEEDRGLANGGVMNEGAVSLRLGLKGMPVAAETVMVARDIALAEQTGGRVHIAHVSAAGSIDLIRAAKARGVAVTGEASPHHFTLTEEAVDGYNTNAKMNPPLRTAKDVAAVRDGVRDGTLDVIATDHAPHHRDEKEVEFDAALNGIIGLETAVPLALKMSAEAGISIDVLVRAMSTNPARILGIPGGSLAVGAPADVTIIDPKRKWHVDPARLQSKSRNTPFGGWDMVGQAIATIVGGRVIHRIAANERKRKSA, from the coding sequence ATGAAGAACGCCGTGCTCATCACCGGCGGCACGGTTGTCGATCCGGCCAATCAGCTCAACGCGCGACGCGACGTGCTGCTGCGCGACGGCGTGGTGGCGGCGATCGATGCGCCCGCCGCGATCGCTGCGAATGACTGCGAGGTCGTCGATGCGGCCGGCTGTTTGGTCCTGCCGGGTTTGATCGACATGCACGTCCACCTGCGTGAACCGGGTTATGAGTACAAGGAGACGATCGAAAGCGGATCGCGCGCGGCCGCGGCGGGCGGGTTCACGGCGGTGGCCTGCATGGCGAACACGAATCCGGTGAACGACGCCGGCGCGGTAACGGCGTCGATCATCGAGCGCGCGCGTGCCGTGAATCTCGTGCACGTGTATCCGATCGGGGCGGTGACGGCCGGACTACGGGGTGAGCGACTCGCCGAAATCGGTGAGATGCGCCAAGCCGGCATCGTCGCGGTGTCGGATGACGGCCAGCCGATCATGGACGGCGAGCTGATGCGACGCGCACTGGAGTACACGCGCCTGTTCGGCATTCCGGTGATCGCGCACGAAGAGGATCGCGGCCTCGCCAATGGCGGCGTGATGAATGAGGGCGCCGTGTCGCTCCGCCTCGGTTTGAAGGGCATGCCGGTGGCGGCCGAGACCGTGATGGTCGCGCGTGACATCGCGCTCGCCGAGCAAACCGGCGGCCGCGTCCACATCGCGCATGTCAGTGCTGCGGGATCGATCGATCTAATTCGTGCGGCCAAGGCGCGTGGTGTGGCAGTGACGGGCGAAGCCTCGCCGCACCACTTCACCCTTACGGAAGAGGCGGTCGACGGTTACAACACCAACGCCAAGATGAATCCTCCCCTGCGAACCGCGAAAGACGTCGCGGCAGTGCGCGACGGCGTGCGCGATGGCACACTCGACGTGATCGCCACTGATCATGCGCCCCATCATCGTGACGAGAAGGAGGTCGAGTTCGACGCCGCGCTCAACGGCATCATCGGCCTGGAAACCGCGGTTCCGCTCGCGCTCAAAATGAGCGCGGAGGCGGGCATCAGCATCGACGTGTTGGTGCGGGCGATGAGCACCAATCCGGCGAGGATTCTCGGCATTCCGGGCGGCTCCCTTGCAGTCGGCGCACCGGCTGACGTGACGATCATCGATCCCAAGCGCAAATGGCACGTGGATCCGGCGCGGCTGCAATCGAAGAGTCGCAACACGCCCTTCGGCGGCTGGGACATGGTCGGGCAGGCCATCGCCACCATTGTCGGTGGACGTGTCATACATCGCATCGCCGCCAACGAGCGCAAGAGGAAATCCGCATGA
- a CDS encoding aspartate carbamoyltransferase catalytic subunit: MANEPTFTARHLLGLEGMSRADLLYILDTASSFREISEREIKKVPTLRGKTIVALFYEASTRTRMSFEIAAKRMSADFVSLSSAASSVTKGETLLDTARNLAAMRPDGIILRHPSSGAPHFLAQRVECPIINAGDGSHEHPTQALLDLLTIRERRGSLDNLKVAIVGDILHSRVARSNLHALRALGAEVRLVGPPTLLPRELSQWATITSDLAEGVRGVDVIMTLRIQHERMGANFFPSLDEYSRYFCVTEAVVKLAQREVLIMHPGPINRGVEIASDVADGPYSVIMDQVTNGVALRMAVLFLLVNRSREAIEPRSREATEPLEAAQPARLRRSAG, encoded by the coding sequence ATGGCGAATGAGCCGACATTCACCGCCCGTCACCTGCTCGGACTCGAAGGGATGAGCCGCGCCGATCTACTTTACATCCTCGACACGGCGTCGTCGTTCCGCGAGATCTCGGAGCGCGAGATCAAGAAGGTGCCGACGCTGCGCGGCAAGACCATCGTGGCGCTGTTCTACGAAGCCAGCACGCGCACGCGCATGTCGTTCGAGATTGCAGCCAAGCGCATGAGTGCCGACTTCGTCAGCCTGAGTTCGGCGGCGAGCAGCGTCACCAAAGGCGAGACGCTGCTCGACACCGCGCGCAACCTCGCCGCGATGCGGCCCGACGGCATCATCTTGCGCCATCCGTCGTCGGGGGCGCCGCACTTCCTCGCCCAACGCGTCGAGTGCCCGATCATCAATGCAGGCGACGGGTCGCACGAACATCCGACGCAAGCCCTGCTCGATCTGCTCACCATCCGCGAGCGTCGCGGCAGTCTCGACAACTTGAAGGTCGCCATCGTCGGCGACATCCTGCACAGCCGCGTCGCGCGGTCGAATCTGCATGCGCTGCGCGCGCTCGGTGCCGAGGTGCGTTTGGTTGGCCCGCCGACGCTGCTGCCGCGCGAGTTGAGCCAGTGGGCGACGATCACGTCGGACTTGGCCGAAGGCGTGCGCGGCGTCGACGTGATCATGACCTTGCGGATTCAGCACGAGCGTATGGGTGCGAATTTCTTCCCCAGCCTCGACGAGTACTCGCGCTACTTCTGCGTGACCGAGGCGGTGGTGAAGTTGGCGCAGCGCGAGGTGCTCATCATGCACCCCGGTCCGATCAACCGCGGCGTCGAGATCGCCAGCGATGTCGCCGATGGTCCGTATTCGGTCATCATGGACCAGGTCACCAACGGCGTCGCCCTGCGCATGGCGGTGCTCTTTCTGCTCGTCAATCGCAGCCGCGAAGCGATCGAGCCGCGAAGTCGCGAAGCGACCGAACCGCTGGAAGCGGCGCAACCGGCGCGGTTGCGGAGATCGGCGGGATGA
- the pyrR gene encoding bifunctional pyr operon transcriptional regulator/uracil phosphoribosyltransferase PyrR yields MATHETAAHERVAMDAQGVDRALTRIAHEILEHNKGTADLVLIGIRSRGVHIVERLRAKIAAIESAELPTGIIDITLYRDDLTRGRQQPIVQGTDIRFAIDNRRVLLVDDVLFTGRTVRAALDALVDFGRPQNVQLVVLIDRGHRELPIRADYVGKNLPTAVNESVQVRLVESDGRDEVVIVRVEE; encoded by the coding sequence ATGGCGACCCACGAGACCGCGGCTCATGAGCGCGTGGCGATGGACGCGCAAGGCGTCGATCGCGCGCTCACCCGCATCGCGCACGAGATCCTCGAACACAACAAGGGCACCGCCGACCTCGTCTTGATCGGCATCCGTTCGCGCGGCGTGCATATCGTAGAGCGACTGCGCGCGAAGATCGCGGCGATCGAATCAGCGGAATTGCCGACCGGGATCATCGACATCACGCTGTACCGCGACGACCTGACGCGCGGCCGCCAGCAGCCCATCGTGCAGGGTACCGACATCCGCTTTGCGATCGACAATCGACGCGTGCTGCTGGTCGACGACGTGCTCTTCACCGGCCGCACCGTTCGCGCGGCGCTCGATGCGCTGGTCGACTTCGGCCGGCCGCAGAACGTGCAACTCGTCGTGCTCATCGATCGCGGCCATCGCGAGCTGCCGATTCGCGCCGACTATGTCGGGAAGAACCTGCCGACCGCCGTCAACGAGTCGGTGCAGGTGCGCTTGGTGGAAAGCGATGGACGCGATGAGGTGGTCATCGTGCGTGTGGAGGAGTGA
- a CDS encoding OmpA family protein, which produces MRVTTFSLISVLICGTSGCFWKTSVPVPTAQRIVLHGIVDFNKAQIRPDSIALLDEAALMLKGRQDLRIIAEGHSDSKGSDEFNQKLSLRRATAVRNYLVRVGVPMDRIVVVGKGASEPIASNATREGRAQNRRVVLRVVEE; this is translated from the coding sequence ATGCGAGTGACGACCTTCTCGCTGATCAGCGTCCTGATCTGCGGCACCAGCGGGTGTTTCTGGAAAACCTCGGTGCCCGTGCCCACGGCACAGCGCATCGTTTTGCATGGGATCGTCGATTTCAACAAGGCGCAGATCCGCCCCGATTCGATCGCGTTACTCGACGAAGCGGCCCTCATGCTGAAGGGTCGCCAGGACCTACGAATCATCGCCGAGGGGCACTCCGATTCCAAGGGTAGCGACGAGTTCAACCAAAAGTTGTCGCTGCGGCGCGCCACTGCGGTGCGTAACTATCTCGTCAGGGTGGGTGTACCGATGGATCGAATCGTGGTCGTCGGCAAGGGAGCAAGCGAGCCGATTGCGAGCAACGCGACACGCGAAGGACGGGCGCAGAATCGGCGGGTCGTGCTCCGGGTCGTTGAAGAGTAG
- a CDS encoding nuclear transport factor 2 family protein: MVNDEDLADLVIRFTDAFNRDDLDGVMAFFADDAIYDEFDGTVNRGTAAIRAAFVPQFRGDFGTIRFRTEDLFVDAAAGKALIRWLCTLERDGVTRGWRGLDILQFENGRLKEKHTYAKAAVPLLQL; encoded by the coding sequence ATGGTCAATGACGAAGACCTTGCCGACCTGGTGATCCGCTTCACCGATGCCTTTAATCGCGACGATCTCGACGGCGTCATGGCGTTCTTTGCCGACGATGCGATCTACGACGAGTTCGACGGTACCGTGAATCGCGGCACGGCGGCGATCCGTGCGGCCTTCGTCCCGCAGTTCCGCGGCGACTTCGGCACTATCCGCTTTCGCACGGAAGACCTCTTTGTCGATGCCGCAGCTGGTAAGGCGCTGATCCGCTGGCTGTGCACGCTCGAACGCGACGGCGTCACTCGCGGCTGGCGAGGACTCGACATCCTGCAGTTCGAGAACGGGCGGCTGAAGGAGAAGCACACCTACGCCAAGGCGGCTGTGCCGTTACTACAGCTATAG
- a CDS encoding M55 family metallopeptidase has translation MKVFISVDMEGISGLVRWADVITAGIDFARNRGLMTLDANAAIEGAFDGGATAVVVEENHGVEELCDLLIDEIDARCTVVRGAGRPAATTMAALDADVGVVLLVGHHARAGSRPGIMAHTVSYQQFRAVRVGGRDCGESEIFTIRAGELSVPVGLITGDQVVCEQLRQRAPWAEAVQVKRALSNVAGEVIPPVRARELIRAGARRAVERARGGELRPYRDEPVPYPIEVELREAIPSALRDNLAHLPEFTITDERTVRTIADNMDLGFRRIAYLGYGNQPGMIRY, from the coding sequence ATGAAGGTCTTCATCAGCGTCGACATGGAAGGCATCTCGGGTTTGGTACGCTGGGCGGACGTCATCACCGCGGGCATCGACTTCGCACGCAACCGGGGGCTGATGACGCTCGATGCCAACGCCGCCATCGAAGGCGCCTTCGACGGCGGCGCCACCGCGGTCGTGGTCGAAGAGAATCACGGCGTCGAGGAATTGTGCGACTTACTGATTGACGAGATCGACGCGCGCTGTACCGTCGTCCGCGGCGCCGGGCGGCCCGCGGCAACCACGATGGCTGCGCTCGATGCCGATGTCGGCGTCGTCTTGCTCGTCGGCCATCACGCGCGCGCCGGCTCGCGTCCGGGCATCATGGCCCACACGGTCTCGTACCAACAGTTCCGCGCCGTCCGCGTCGGCGGCCGCGATTGCGGCGAGTCGGAGATCTTCACCATCCGCGCCGGCGAGCTGAGTGTGCCGGTCGGGCTCATCACCGGTGATCAGGTCGTCTGCGAGCAGTTGCGCCAGCGGGCGCCGTGGGCGGAAGCGGTGCAAGTGAAGCGCGCGTTGTCGAACGTGGCCGGCGAAGTGATCCCTCCGGTGCGCGCGCGGGAACTGATCCGCGCCGGCGCACGCCGCGCGGTCGAACGCGCCCGCGGCGGCGAGTTGCGTCCGTATCGCGACGAACCGGTGCCGTACCCGATTGAAGTCGAACTCCGCGAAGCGATCCCGTCAGCGTTGCGGGACAACCTCGCCCACCTGCCCGAATTCACCATCACCGACGAGCGCACCGTGCGCACCATCGCCGACAACATGGACCTCGGCTTCCGCCGCATCGCCTATCTCGGCTACGGCAATCAACCCGGAATGATTCGGTACTGA
- a CDS encoding zf-HC2 domain-containing protein, which translates to MTCRDVSGLLPLFFDGELEARQMRAVALHSSRCAECEGELRQIERVQDAVAATLSARVDELDLSQVWPAVKRRIGTIRVPWTQRLRLWSEEHDVTRWIGIPALSAAAATAAIVFSLSSGSVTSVTSEAPQIAEVLPVDNTAIIDSLDSSAENVAVLNEPETNTTVLWVNDDTDYGSEGFPP; encoded by the coding sequence ATGACGTGTCGTGACGTCAGCGGATTGCTCCCGTTGTTCTTCGATGGCGAACTCGAAGCGCGCCAAATGCGCGCCGTCGCGCTCCACAGCAGCCGATGCGCCGAGTGCGAAGGCGAACTGCGCCAGATTGAACGCGTGCAAGACGCCGTGGCCGCGACGCTGAGCGCTCGCGTCGACGAACTGGATCTCAGTCAAGTGTGGCCCGCGGTCAAGCGGCGCATTGGGACGATCCGCGTTCCCTGGACGCAGCGCTTGCGGCTGTGGTCCGAGGAACACGACGTCACGCGTTGGATCGGTATCCCCGCGCTGAGTGCGGCCGCGGCAACGGCGGCGATCGTGTTCTCCCTGTCGTCCGGCAGCGTCACCAGCGTCACCAGCGAGGCCCCGCAGATTGCGGAAGTGTTGCCGGTCGACAACACGGCCATCATCGATTCGCTCGACAGCAGCGCCGAGAACGTGGCCGTGCTGAACGAACCCGAAACCAATACGACCGTACTGTGGGTGAACGACGACACCGACTACGGCAGCGAAGGATTCCCGCCGTGA
- a CDS encoding sigma-70 family RNA polymerase sigma factor — protein sequence MERSDNELVRASRAGDADAFRELVERYQRKVAAVALGMVHNRDDALELTQETFIKAFENINKFKGESSFYTWLYRIVVNLGIDFQRRERRHPTIALETPTLGGGELGDNLPSEPSFEPYRNVRSREVGDRVTQAINELTPDHKAVILLREVEGLSYDEISRVMQCSKGTVMSRLHYARKKLQGRLRDVL from the coding sequence GTGGAACGTAGCGACAATGAGCTCGTTCGCGCGAGTCGTGCCGGAGATGCCGACGCGTTTCGCGAACTGGTGGAGCGCTATCAGCGCAAAGTGGCCGCGGTGGCTCTCGGCATGGTCCACAATCGCGACGATGCGTTGGAGTTGACCCAGGAGACCTTCATCAAGGCGTTCGAGAACATCAACAAGTTCAAGGGAGAGTCCAGCTTCTACACCTGGCTGTATCGCATCGTGGTCAACCTCGGCATCGACTTCCAGCGGCGTGAACGTCGTCACCCGACGATCGCACTTGAAACTCCGACCCTCGGCGGCGGCGAACTCGGCGACAACTTGCCGAGCGAACCATCCTTCGAGCCCTATCGCAACGTGCGCTCCCGCGAGGTTGGCGACCGCGTCACGCAAGCGATCAACGAGTTGACCCCTGATCACAAAGCCGTCATACTTCTGCGCGAAGTCGAGGGCCTCTCGTATGATGAGATCAGCCGCGTAATGCAGTGCTCGAAGGGCACGGTGATGAGCCGCTTGCACTACGCGCGCAAGAAGCTCCAAGGCAGACTCCGAGACGTGTTGTAG